The Mus musculus strain C57BL/6J chromosome 2, GRCm38.p6 C57BL/6J genome has a window encoding:
- the Svs6 gene encoding seminal vesicle secretory protein 6 precursor (putative; seminal vesicle secretion 6 (MGD|MGI:106178 GB|NM_013679, evidence: BLASTN, 99%, match=532)), with the protein MSPTSFFLLTMLLVLVTETAAKRPRERFSQAIEEFSSESSEANSPKSIVHEEVYEEKKFKRNMVNGEDGEDSKRASAGEIERSYLRKKEKQQFAQEMDK; encoded by the exons ATGAGTCCCACCAGCTTCTTTCTCCTTACAATGCTCCTTGTTCTGGTGACAGAAACAGCTGCAAAGAGGCCCCGTG AAAGGTTCTCGCAAGCAATTGAAGAGTTTTCTAGTGAAAGTTCTGAA GCAAATAGTCCAAAAAGCATTGTCCATGAGGAGGTTTATGAGGAAAAGAAGTTTAAACGGAATATGGTCAATGGTGAAGATGGGGAAGACAGCAAGAGAGCATCTGCAGGGGAGATAGAGCGGTCTTACTTGCGGAAAAAGGAGAAGCAACAGTTTGCACaagaaatggataaataa
- the Svs5 gene encoding seminal vesicle secretory protein 5 precursor, with protein sequence MSPTSFFLLTLLLVLVTEARGARERFSQSAEDPSSSHMGIKIRAGGSGSGSAMEEYSVSENSWSNFKSKHPSSISSESFHEESSSSSEMSSSGGHFGLKMRGSQAGGGMSSFKTRVKSRILK encoded by the exons ATGAGTCCCACCAGCTTCTTCCTCCTTACATTGCTCCTCGTTCTGGTGACAGAAGCAAGGGGAGCCCGTG AAAGGTTCTCTCAGTCGGCGGAAGACCCTTCTAGTAGTCACATGGGTATAAAGATTCGGGCGGGAGGCAGTGGATCAGGTTCTGCCATGGAGGAATACAGCGTAAGTGAGAACTCTTGGAGTAACTTTAAATCAAAGCATCCGAGCAGCATCAGCAGCGAAAGCTTCCACGAGGAAAGCAGTAGCAGCAGCGAAATGAGTAGTTCCGGCGGCCATTTTGGTCTCAAAATGAGAGGATCTCAAGCAGGAGGAGGAATGAGTTCCTTTAAAACCAGGGTCAAGAGCCGGATACTCAAATAA